In Chloroflexota bacterium, a single window of DNA contains:
- a CDS encoding DUF4058 family protein — MRSPFPGMDPYLEHPALWPDVHNRLIAAIADALAPVLRPRYYVALERRAYLLKPDDVVFVGRPDIAVIPHKESQTLSALPLAEAGVLEVDVPMNDEVGEHFLEVHEVATGKLVTVLELLSPVNKLHSGGREDYEAKRDDVFKSRTNLVEVDLLRAGEPMSVIGKPVRSDYRILVSRGSRRPHAHLYTFNLRQPIPLFSLPLLPGDAEPLVELGRVLHELYDRASFDLRLDYAQPPVPPLTETDIAWADELIKNAPKV; from the coding sequence ATGCGCTCGCCATTTCCAGGAATGGATCCCTACCTTGAGCATCCTGCACTCTGGCCGGATGTTCACAACAGATTGATCGCCGCTATTGCCGACGCGCTAGCGCCAGTTCTTCGCCCACGTTACTATGTGGCGTTGGAGCGTCGAGCTTACCTGCTGAAACCAGATGATGTCGTATTCGTCGGTCGCCCCGACATCGCTGTGATTCCTCACAAAGAGTCACAGACTTTGAGCGCGTTGCCTCTTGCCGAAGCCGGGGTTTTAGAGGTGGATGTTCCCATGAACGACGAGGTGGGCGAGCATTTCCTGGAAGTACACGAGGTTGCTACCGGAAAGCTGGTGACGGTTCTGGAACTCTTGTCTCCAGTGAACAAACTGCACAGCGGGGGACGTGAGGATTATGAAGCAAAACGGGATGACGTTTTCAAATCCCGAACTAACCTAGTTGAGGTTGACCTGCTGAGAGCCGGCGAACCGATGTCAGTGATTGGCAAGCCGGTTCGCAGCGATTACCGCATTTTAGTCAGCCGCGGCTCAAGGCGGCCTCACGCGCATTTATACACCTTCAATCTTCGCCAGCCCATTCCACTCTTCTCATTGCCGCTCTTGCCCGGCGACGCCGAGCCGCTGGTTGAGTTAGGCAGAGTGCTCCACGAATTATACGATCGCGCCTCATTCGACTTGAGATTGGATTATGCCCAGCCGCCCGTGCCGCCGCTGACTGAAACCGACATTGCCTGGGCGGACGAGCTAATCAAAAACGCTCCGAAGGTTTGA
- a CDS encoding GNAT family N-acetyltransferase: protein MRDDAGKLQAIAPLFVDPAEGGTVRWVGGEEIADYLDVIAPADSMEAATRATWQWLTSPEAPKWNKLVFSNIPGWTPTPQTLASLATADGLKAEVTQLDVCPIVNLPNTFDAYLQQIDSKQRREINRKLRKAQGSEDPVTWYIADSSRDIGAETEAFMALMETASENKAAFLTPRMRAAFHDIFAITQKLGLLQLAFLEVSGKKVAAYAQFDYNNRIWVYNSGINPNVAAALSPGWVLLARLIEQAIANGRTSYDFMQGSEDYKYRFGGQDTAVMRVTIEK, encoded by the coding sequence ATGCGAGACGACGCAGGCAAACTCCAGGCCATCGCGCCGTTGTTTGTTGATCCGGCTGAGGGTGGGACAGTGCGCTGGGTGGGCGGCGAGGAGATCGCCGATTACCTGGACGTGATTGCCCCGGCTGACTCGATGGAAGCCGCCACTCGCGCAACGTGGCAGTGGCTTACCTCGCCCGAGGCTCCGAAGTGGAACAAACTCGTGTTCTCCAACATTCCCGGCTGGACGCCCACGCCGCAAACGTTGGCGAGCCTGGCGACGGCTGACGGCTTGAAGGCCGAAGTGACTCAGCTCGACGTTTGCCCCATTGTCAACCTGCCCAACACGTTTGACGCCTACCTTCAACAGATTGATAGCAAACAGCGGCGCGAGATCAACCGCAAGCTACGCAAGGCGCAGGGCAGTGAAGACCCGGTGACGTGGTACATCGCCGACTCCAGCCGCGACATTGGCGCTGAAACCGAAGCCTTCATGGCCCTGATGGAAACCGCCTCTGAAAACAAGGCCGCCTTCCTCACGCCGAGAATGCGGGCCGCGTTCCACGACATTTTTGCCATTACCCAAAAACTGGGTCTGTTGCAGTTGGCCTTTCTTGAGGTAAGCGGCAAGAAAGTGGCGGCTTACGCGCAGTTCGATTACAACAATCGCATCTGGGTCTACAACTCCGGCATCAACCCTAACGTGGCCGCGGCGCTCTCGCCGGGCTGGGTTCTGCTGGCGCGGCTGATCGAGCAGGCCATTGCCAACGGGCGAACCAGCTACGACTTCATGCAGGGCAGTGAGGATTACAAGTACCGGTTTGGCGGGCAGGATACGGCGGTGATGAGGGTGACGATTGAAAAGTAA
- a CDS encoding NAD(P)/FAD-dependent oxidoreductase, producing MPVTEYKHDIAIVGAGPAGSATAYFLARGGLDVALIDKATFPRDKTCGDGVSPRALHVLDQMGLLAGLAARSFRVNRLDFYTPNSRLCTASVPRMNGLPGYTLVVPRFILDDEIRKRALSAGAKFYQLDITDSIKDSDRIVGVKGDGATVTAQLTVIATGAATRLLQKTGFLHGKPTLMVAARQYFENLPPVADRLEFYFDHIPLPGYGWLFPTSPTSANIGAGYFGPRANSPRSLLENFYRDHPRVRELIKDARPVGPIKGYPLRVDFPDAAVMVEGGIAVGEAIGLVNPFTGEGIDYALESGQIAAETILAAPDFTLNGLGDYPRRLNARFRNYFVVITRMRNFFYNTFMLNRLFGRGASNKHIRETIMNICFGETDPLQAFSPKMLWELFKP from the coding sequence ATGCCCGTGACAGAATACAAGCACGACATTGCCATTGTCGGCGCGGGGCCGGCGGGGTCGGCAACGGCCTACTTCCTCGCCCGCGGCGGCCTCGACGTGGCCCTCATTGATAAGGCCACCTTCCCGCGCGACAAAACCTGCGGCGACGGCGTCAGCCCGCGCGCCCTCCACGTCCTCGATCAAATGGGCTTGCTGGCCGGCCTCGCCGCCCGCTCCTTCCGCGTCAATCGCCTCGACTTCTACACGCCCAACAGCCGCCTCTGCACCGCCAGCGTGCCGCGCATGAATGGCCTGCCCGGCTACACCCTCGTCGTCCCGCGCTTCATTTTAGACGACGAGATCCGCAAACGTGCGCTCTCCGCCGGAGCGAAATTTTATCAGTTGGACATCACCGACTCGATCAAAGACAGCGATCGCATCGTCGGAGTCAAAGGGGACGGGGCAACCGTCACTGCCCAACTCACCGTCATCGCTACCGGGGCCGCTACCCGGCTCCTGCAAAAAACCGGATTCCTGCATGGCAAGCCGACTCTCATGGTCGCCGCCCGCCAATACTTCGAGAACCTGCCGCCCGTCGCCGACCGGCTCGAATTCTACTTCGATCATATCCCGCTTCCCGGCTACGGCTGGCTCTTTCCCACCTCACCCACCTCGGCCAACATCGGCGCCGGCTACTTCGGCCCACGCGCCAACTCGCCGCGCTCCCTGCTGGAAAATTTCTATCGCGATCACCCTCGCGTGCGCGAGTTGATCAAAGATGCCAGGCCGGTCGGACCGATCAAAGGCTACCCACTGAGAGTCGATTTCCCCGACGCCGCCGTGATGGTCGAAGGCGGGATCGCCGTCGGCGAAGCCATTGGCCTCGTCAACCCGTTCACCGGCGAAGGCATAGACTACGCCCTCGAGTCCGGCCAGATCGCCGCCGAGACCATTTTGGCCGCGCCTGACTTCACCCTGAACGGCCTGGGCGACTACCCGCGCCGCCTGAACGCGCGCTTCAGAAACTATTTCGTCGTCATCACCCGGATGCGCAACTTTTTCTACAACACCTTCATGCTCAACCGCCTCTTCGGGCGCGGCGCGAGCAACAAGCACATCCGCGAAACGATCATGAACATCTGCTTCGGCGAGACCGATCCCCTGCAAGCCTTCTCGCCGAAGATGCTTTGGGAGCTATTCAAGCCTTAG
- a CDS encoding SDR family oxidoreductase, translating into MKDKVTLITGAGRGIGKAIALRFAAAGAKVVVNDVNPDTADATAKAISDSGGQAISIIADVANKMAVQTMHYEILEKWGRVDVLINNAGVEPTGSILTLDEWAWDRTLNVNLKGAFLCSQTVGRDMKEQGGGVIVNISSIAGRAAGLRDRAAYVASKTGLVGFTRECAREFAAYNIRVNAVCPGVIITEMTAHLRQNEAQMKKWLEDIPQARLGEPDDVTGLVLFLCSDDARYITGQAFNVDGGKVMS; encoded by the coding sequence ATGAAAGACAAAGTCACCCTCATTACCGGCGCCGGTCGCGGCATCGGCAAAGCCATTGCGCTGCGCTTCGCCGCCGCCGGCGCAAAAGTCGTCGTCAACGACGTCAACCCCGACACTGCCGATGCCACGGCCAAAGCCATCAGCGATAGCGGCGGTCAAGCGATTAGCATCATCGCCGACGTGGCCAACAAAATGGCCGTGCAGACCATGCACTACGAAATTCTCGAAAAGTGGGGCCGCGTGGACGTGCTGATCAATAACGCCGGAGTCGAACCCACCGGCTCGATTCTGACTCTCGACGAGTGGGCCTGGGATCGCACCCTCAACGTCAACCTCAAAGGCGCGTTTCTCTGCTCGCAAACGGTTGGCCGGGATATGAAGGAACAGGGCGGCGGCGTCATCGTCAACATCTCCTCCATCGCCGGGCGGGCCGCCGGACTGCGCGACCGGGCCGCCTACGTCGCCAGCAAGACCGGCCTGGTCGGCTTCACCCGCGAGTGCGCCCGCGAGTTCGCGGCGTATAATATCCGGGTGAACGCCGTCTGCCCCGGCGTCATCATCACCGAAATGACCGCCCACCTGCGCCAGAACGAGGCCCAGATGAAGAAGTGGCTCGAAGACATCCCGCAAGCCCGCCTGGGCGAACCCGACGACGTGACCGGCCTCGTCCTCTTCCTCTGCTCCGACGACGCCAGGTACATCACCGGCCAGGCGTTTAATGTGGACGGGGGGAAGGTGATGAGTTGA
- a CDS encoding AAA family ATPase translates to MLTRLTVRNFKRFGAIEVELGNPVVFIGPNNSGKTTALQALALWDIGLRRWNEKRGRKQTPEKRPGVTISRRDLIATPVPNANLLWRDLHVRDLQRADGKPQTQNIRIEIAVEGVTEGQAWQCGLEFDYANEESFYCRPLLRADGTRMPVPEKSGKQKIAFLPPMSGLAAVEPKWEEGRINVLIGEGQTAQVLRNLCYQIAQEKPGQWREVCEYTHALFGVALDEPDYITERGEITMSYHEMSGTRLDLSASGRGLQQTLLLLAYLYSNPGAVLLLDEPDAHLEIFRQRQTYQLLTQIARQQGSQIIAASHSEVVLNEAAGRDVVVAFVGKPHRMNDRGRQVFKALAEIGFDQYYQAEQNGWTLYLEGSTDLSILQAFARQLTHPASDHLERPFVHYVGNQASRARDHFIGLREAKPDLVGIAIYDRLERELQQPPGLIETMWFRREIENYLCYPEVLLAYATASAQADHPGPLFAIAEAEKRRAIMQECITDLVPPVALRNPEDRWWHEVKASDEFLDRLFDSFFERLGLPNLLRKSDYHVLAELVPVELIAPEVKEKLDAIVKIAQSARPA, encoded by the coding sequence ATGTTGACACGCTTAACCGTACGTAATTTCAAGCGTTTTGGTGCAATTGAAGTTGAATTAGGGAATCCCGTCGTATTTATTGGGCCAAACAATTCTGGCAAAACCACGGCACTACAAGCATTGGCATTATGGGATATTGGCCTACGCCGCTGGAACGAAAAACGTGGCAGGAAACAAACACCAGAGAAGCGCCCTGGCGTAACCATCAGCCGTCGTGACCTAATCGCTACTCCAGTGCCAAACGCTAATCTCCTATGGCGCGATCTTCATGTGCGCGATTTGCAACGAGCAGATGGCAAACCCCAAACCCAAAATATACGCATTGAAATTGCTGTGGAAGGTGTCACAGAGGGTCAAGCTTGGCAATGCGGCTTGGAATTTGACTATGCAAATGAAGAGTCATTTTATTGTCGTCCACTTCTTCGAGCAGATGGAACTCGCATGCCCGTCCCAGAGAAATCCGGAAAGCAAAAGATTGCCTTTCTGCCGCCAATGTCTGGTCTAGCCGCGGTTGAACCCAAATGGGAAGAGGGTCGCATTAACGTTTTAATTGGCGAGGGACAAACTGCTCAGGTATTGCGCAATCTGTGCTACCAAATTGCTCAGGAAAAGCCCGGTCAATGGCGGGAAGTTTGTGAATATACTCATGCGTTGTTTGGCGTAGCTCTAGACGAGCCCGACTATATTACTGAACGCGGCGAGATCACAATGTCCTATCATGAAATGTCCGGCACACGTCTTGACCTTTCAGCATCAGGCAGGGGTTTGCAACAAACCCTTCTTCTATTAGCGTATTTGTATTCCAATCCAGGAGCTGTCTTGTTGTTAGACGAACCTGATGCTCATCTGGAAATCTTCCGCCAGCGACAAACCTATCAATTGCTCACCCAAATCGCCAGACAGCAAGGCAGCCAGATTATCGCCGCCAGTCATTCAGAGGTTGTACTAAATGAAGCTGCTGGCCGCGATGTAGTTGTGGCATTTGTGGGCAAGCCGCATCGAATGAATGACCGTGGCCGACAAGTGTTTAAGGCATTGGCTGAAATCGGCTTCGATCAGTATTACCAGGCAGAACAAAACGGCTGGACTCTTTACCTAGAGGGTTCTACGGATTTGTCCATATTGCAGGCGTTTGCCCGTCAGTTAACGCACCCGGCATCTGACCATCTCGAGCGCCCCTTTGTCCACTATGTAGGCAATCAAGCTTCAAGAGCACGGGATCATTTCATTGGATTGCGCGAGGCTAAACCGGATTTAGTAGGCATCGCTATTTACGATCGTTTGGAGAGAGAACTACAGCAACCACCGGGGCTAATTGAAACGATGTGGTTTCGCCGAGAAATCGAAAACTATCTCTGTTATCCTGAAGTTCTATTAGCATACGCCACCGCCTCAGCACAAGCTGATCACCCTGGCCCGCTCTTTGCGATTGCTGAAGCTGAGAAACGTCGCGCTATCATGCAGGAGTGTATAACCGATTTGGTTCCGCCCGTGGCGTTACGCAACCCGGAAGACCGTTGGTGGCACGAAGTCAAAGCTAGCGACGAGTTTCTTGATCGCCTGTTTGACAGCTTCTTTGAACGACTAGGATTGCCTAATCTTCTACGCAAAAGCGACTATCATGTTCTGGCCGAGCTTGTGCCTGTTGAGCTGATTGCCCCCGAAGTTAAGGAAAAGCTAGATGCAATTGTCAAAATTGCTCAGAGTGCGCGCCCGGCCTAA
- a CDS encoding DinB family protein, translated as MTLPNTYTLRLLRAQSHQLAREIDLMPVADVLWKPEPTEWSVHECLTHIRDVERHIFRPRIARIVSEDNPTLPVFDEAAYHKEHWNPEEPIQNIVADFVEDRAAEVALLEAADWARPAVHAVRGPITLAWQADYALSHTWEHLSQIMRVRLSYAVRKER; from the coding sequence ATGACCCTGCCCAACACTTACACCCTCCGCCTCCTGCGCGCCCAGAGCCATCAACTCGCGCGCGAGATTGACCTCATGCCCGTCGCCGACGTTCTCTGGAAACCGGAACCAACCGAGTGGTCGGTTCACGAGTGTCTGACTCACATTCGCGATGTCGAGCGCCACATCTTCCGCCCGCGCATCGCCCGCATCGTGAGCGAAGACAACCCGACTCTCCCAGTCTTCGACGAAGCCGCTTACCACAAAGAACACTGGAACCCCGAAGAGCCGATCCAAAATATCGTCGCCGACTTTGTCGAAGACCGCGCCGCCGAAGTGGCCCTGCTGGAGGCCGCCGACTGGGCGCGCCCCGCCGTCCATGCCGTGCGCGGCCCCATCACCCTGGCCTGGCAAGCCGACTATGCTCTCTCTCACACCTGGGAGCATCTCAGCCAGATCATGCGTGTGCGATTAAGCTACGCCGTCCGTAAGGAAAGGTGA
- a CDS encoding DinB family protein has protein sequence MEQLYEYRERLLNRLEAIATEIAGAVTEIPQSRWREPVKPDGRSPRAILSSLCDVERYAYSLRLQRILAEDTPTLDSFTPQPQNPALTMTDLLAEYKTLRQAELEILRRLPPAGWGRVGRHPTFGLRTVQWWAERTLEHSKRHLQELRGE, from the coding sequence ATGGAGCAACTCTACGAATACCGGGAGCGCCTGCTCAACCGCCTCGAGGCGATTGCCACTGAGATCGCCGGTGCCGTCACCGAAATTCCCCAAAGCCGTTGGCGCGAGCCGGTCAAACCGGATGGTCGCTCGCCGCGCGCCATCCTCTCAAGCTTGTGCGACGTCGAGCGATATGCCTACAGCCTTCGCCTGCAACGCATCCTCGCCGAAGACACGCCCACGCTTGACTCCTTCACTCCACAGCCGCAAAACCCGGCGCTCACAATGACCGACCTGCTCGCCGAATACAAAACCCTGCGCCAAGCCGAACTGGAGATTCTGCGTCGCCTGCCGCCAGCCGGTTGGGGGCGCGTCGGGCGACACCCGACATTTGGTCTGCGCACCGTCCAGTGGTGGGCCGAGCGCACCCTCGAACACTCCAAACGTCATTTGCAAGAACTGCGAGGAGAATAG